A window of the Microbulbifer aggregans genome harbors these coding sequences:
- the ccmI gene encoding c-type cytochrome biogenesis protein CcmI, with protein sequence MTELWLGLALLALVLVFVVLWPAVRGAGTARSGDKRQALATLYREQRAELEASLATGAIDQSQFEELEADMARNLLAAEKNSGRAVGHASGRGLLIGLAVILPLAAAGLYLASGHYQGLQLHRKLMQSQQGGVDAAGEKQLTEQLQAWTKENPDDLTSRFVLAQRLMASGDLPGAVAAYRYVAEREPRAADVKAQLAQAVFFTAGSKVTDEVRQLVSEALAVQPNNGTALGLAGIAAFEDRDYRAARDYWRRALSQLSPDSMAAQALAAGVARAERALAESGDGADTEAVATAVAAGDSGPVIRVSVSLADDVTAAAETPVFVYARSAESPMPLAIVRLQAGQLPTEVVLDESRAMMPGRSLATVDSVQLVARLALHGDARPAPGDWQGTIEILPEARWGEPQTIRIDREL encoded by the coding sequence ATGACTGAACTCTGGCTCGGTTTGGCCCTGCTGGCACTGGTGCTGGTATTTGTTGTTCTCTGGCCTGCGGTTCGCGGGGCCGGTACCGCTCGAAGTGGTGATAAGCGCCAGGCGCTCGCCACGCTCTACCGGGAGCAGCGTGCGGAGCTGGAGGCCTCCCTGGCGACTGGTGCCATCGATCAGTCCCAGTTCGAGGAACTGGAGGCGGACATGGCCCGCAATCTGCTGGCTGCCGAAAAAAACTCTGGCCGGGCAGTCGGTCACGCCAGCGGGCGGGGATTACTGATTGGCCTGGCGGTGATCCTGCCGCTGGCAGCGGCAGGACTTTACCTTGCCTCGGGGCATTACCAGGGCCTGCAGTTGCACCGGAAGCTGATGCAGAGCCAGCAGGGCGGAGTTGATGCTGCAGGTGAAAAGCAGCTGACCGAGCAGTTGCAGGCTTGGACCAAAGAGAACCCGGACGACCTGACCAGCCGCTTTGTGCTGGCCCAGCGCCTGATGGCATCCGGTGATCTGCCCGGCGCTGTCGCGGCCTACCGTTACGTCGCCGAGCGCGAGCCCCGGGCCGCGGACGTCAAGGCGCAGCTGGCCCAGGCGGTGTTCTTTACGGCGGGCTCAAAGGTCACCGATGAGGTGCGTCAGCTGGTGAGTGAAGCCCTTGCGGTGCAGCCTAACAACGGCACAGCGCTGGGTTTGGCCGGAATTGCAGCTTTTGAAGATCGGGACTACCGCGCGGCTCGCGATTACTGGCGTCGGGCACTGAGTCAGTTGAGCCCGGACTCCATGGCGGCGCAGGCTCTGGCGGCTGGGGTCGCCCGGGCTGAGCGCGCGCTGGCCGAGAGCGGTGACGGGGCTGATACAGAAGCTGTAGCGACAGCGGTTGCGGCTGGCGATTCCGGCCCGGTCATCCGGGTCAGCGTCAGTCTGGCAGATGACGTGACTGCGGCTGCGGAAACCCCGGTATTTGTCTACGCCCGCTCTGCGGAGAGTCCGATGCCACTGGCGATCGTTCGTCTGCAGGCGGGTCAGCTGCCGACCGAGGTGGTACTGGACGAGTCCCGGGCGATGATGCCCGGTCGCTCACTGGCTACAGTGGATTCAGTCCAGCTGGTGGCCCGCCTGGCGCTGCACGGAGATGCGCGCCCGGCACCGGGAGACTGGCAGGGCACCATTGAGATCTTGCCGGAGGCGCGGTGGGGAGAGCCGCAGACCATCCGTATCGATCGAGAGCTGTAG
- the smc gene encoding chromosome segregation protein SMC, protein MRLKCIKLAGFKSFVDPTTVHFPSNLSAVVGPNGCGKSNTIDAVRWVMGESSAKNLRGDSMTDVIFNGSSGRKPVGQASIELVFDNSEGKLTGAYAAFSEISVKRRVTRDGQNTYFLNGEKCRRRDVTDLFLGTGLGPRSYAIIEQGMISKLIEAKPEDLRVYIEEAAGISKYKERRRDTENRMRRTKENLERLTDIRDELDRQLARLERQAAAAEKYSRFKEEERSHKAHLQALKYRDLNEQAKSKEQQIGELELTVEELVTRQVTCDTEIEQKRVGYHELSDSFNEVQGRFYAVGADIARIEQSIAHARERNTRLQSDLQQTEHEFREAETGLETDREKAEQFEAELEVILPDLEMVQAAEEESAEALLAAEEQMREWQNEWDQFNQGASGSRQKAEVQQSRIQHLETSRQRLQERINKLQAEQSGLQDSGDDSESEQLSEQLAELELQALERRESVAEKNEQLSELRSRDRDLGGELDQLRLELQTSRGRQASLEALQQAALGQGKAVENWLQQQALADKPRLADQITASAGWEKAVETVLGAQLQAICVEQLDSLSESLAGLESGQAVFIDSGAISPSETGSLPKLADVVEGPAALAGVLSGIHTAEDLNAALAVRSQLKAHESIVTRDGLWLGPNWLRVSRASDAESGVLARKQELEELEQAIASCEEQIEKLAAEREDVRSKLAELDEAIEQARSEVEQFSRREAELRSQLSARRARAEQMSERRTRVEQELTEVREQLELEGESLSEARLLLQEAVEAMSEDTDRREDLLASRDELREALDAARQRAREDKDRAHELAMREQSVRTQKISLERTLQVMREQVERLRSRRELLQEQMAEAQDPSQDYQAELEEKLANRLDVEAELADARKKLEEVETGLREQEQERHKVESALQGVRAQLEQERLSAQTLEVQRNGLVEQLNESDHDVDQVLEELPDDLTIGQVQENLELVAARISRLGAINLAAIDEYKQESERKHYLDRQYGDLTDALETLENAIKKIDRETRTRFKETFDQVNSGLQELFPKVFGGGHAYLELTGEDLLDTGIAIMARPPGKRNSTIHLLSGGEKALTAIALVFSIFRLNPAPFCMLDEVDAPLDDANVGRYARMVQEMSQHVQFIYITHNKIAMEMADQLLGVTMHEPGVSRLVSVNVEEAAELASA, encoded by the coding sequence ATGCGTCTGAAGTGCATCAAGCTTGCGGGTTTCAAATCCTTCGTTGACCCGACCACTGTCCATTTCCCCTCCAACCTCAGTGCCGTGGTAGGTCCCAACGGCTGTGGCAAGTCCAATACCATCGATGCCGTGCGCTGGGTAATGGGGGAATCGTCCGCGAAAAACCTGCGCGGCGACTCCATGACCGATGTGATCTTCAACGGTTCCAGCGGCCGTAAGCCGGTGGGTCAGGCCTCCATCGAACTGGTATTCGACAACTCCGAGGGCAAGCTGACCGGCGCCTACGCCGCATTCTCCGAAATTTCCGTCAAGCGCCGCGTGACCCGCGACGGACAGAATACCTATTTCCTCAACGGCGAGAAGTGCCGCCGCCGGGATGTGACCGACCTGTTCCTGGGTACCGGTCTGGGCCCACGTAGTTACGCCATCATCGAGCAGGGCATGATCTCCAAGCTGATCGAAGCCAAGCCCGAGGATCTGCGGGTCTACATCGAAGAGGCTGCCGGTATCTCCAAGTACAAGGAGCGCCGCCGCGATACCGAAAACCGCATGCGCCGTACCAAGGAGAACCTGGAGCGCCTGACGGATATCCGCGATGAGCTGGATCGCCAGCTTGCGCGCCTCGAGCGCCAGGCCGCTGCAGCGGAGAAATACAGCCGTTTCAAGGAAGAGGAACGCTCGCACAAGGCACATCTGCAGGCGCTGAAGTACCGCGACCTGAACGAGCAGGCCAAATCAAAAGAGCAGCAGATCGGCGAACTGGAGCTCACTGTGGAAGAGCTGGTGACCCGTCAGGTTACCTGTGACACCGAGATCGAGCAGAAACGGGTCGGCTATCACGAGCTCTCTGACAGCTTCAACGAGGTGCAGGGGCGTTTCTATGCGGTGGGGGCCGATATCGCCCGTATCGAACAGAGCATCGCCCACGCCCGTGAGCGCAACACCCGATTGCAGTCGGACCTGCAGCAGACCGAGCACGAGTTCCGCGAGGCGGAAACCGGCCTCGAGACAGATCGCGAAAAGGCCGAACAGTTTGAGGCGGAGCTGGAAGTTATCCTGCCGGACCTGGAGATGGTCCAGGCCGCGGAGGAGGAGTCCGCCGAGGCCCTGCTGGCTGCCGAAGAGCAGATGCGCGAGTGGCAAAACGAGTGGGACCAGTTCAACCAGGGCGCATCCGGCTCCCGCCAGAAGGCAGAAGTCCAGCAGTCCCGGATCCAGCACCTGGAGACCTCCCGCCAGCGTCTGCAGGAGCGCATCAATAAATTGCAGGCGGAGCAGTCCGGCCTGCAGGACAGTGGTGACGACAGTGAGTCCGAGCAGCTCAGTGAGCAGCTGGCGGAGCTGGAATTGCAGGCGCTGGAGCGCCGCGAGTCCGTTGCCGAGAAGAATGAACAGCTGAGTGAGTTGCGCTCGCGCGACCGTGATCTCGGCGGTGAACTGGACCAGCTGCGGCTCGAGCTGCAGACCTCCCGTGGTCGCCAGGCGTCCCTCGAGGCGCTGCAACAGGCGGCGCTGGGGCAGGGCAAAGCCGTGGAAAACTGGCTGCAGCAACAGGCGCTAGCGGACAAGCCGCGTCTGGCCGACCAGATCACAGCCAGCGCAGGCTGGGAAAAGGCGGTGGAAACCGTGCTTGGCGCCCAGCTCCAGGCAATTTGTGTAGAGCAGCTCGACAGCCTGTCCGAAAGCCTTGCCGGCCTTGAGAGCGGTCAGGCGGTATTTATCGACAGCGGCGCGATCAGCCCCTCGGAAACCGGTAGCTTGCCCAAGCTGGCAGACGTGGTGGAGGGGCCTGCGGCTCTCGCCGGCGTCCTCTCGGGGATCCATACCGCCGAAGACCTGAACGCGGCACTGGCCGTGCGCAGTCAGCTGAAAGCCCACGAATCGATCGTCACCCGCGACGGTCTGTGGCTGGGTCCGAACTGGCTGCGTGTGAGCCGCGCCAGCGATGCAGAGTCCGGCGTACTGGCCCGCAAGCAGGAGCTGGAGGAGCTGGAGCAGGCCATCGCCTCCTGCGAGGAGCAGATCGAGAAGCTCGCCGCCGAGCGCGAGGACGTTCGCAGCAAGCTGGCGGAACTCGACGAGGCGATCGAGCAGGCCCGCAGCGAAGTAGAGCAGTTCAGCCGCCGCGAGGCGGAACTGCGCAGCCAGCTGTCTGCTCGTCGCGCCCGCGCCGAACAGATGAGCGAGCGCCGCACCCGTGTCGAACAGGAACTGACCGAGGTTCGCGAACAGCTGGAGCTTGAGGGGGAGTCCCTTTCTGAGGCCCGCCTGTTGCTGCAGGAAGCAGTGGAGGCGATGAGCGAGGACACCGATCGCCGTGAGGACCTGCTGGCCAGTCGCGACGAATTGCGGGAAGCCCTCGATGCAGCCCGTCAGCGCGCCCGCGAGGACAAGGATCGCGCCCACGAACTGGCCATGCGTGAACAGTCGGTTCGTACTCAGAAGATCTCCCTGGAGCGCACCCTGCAGGTCATGCGGGAACAGGTGGAGCGCCTGCGTAGCCGCCGCGAACTGCTACAGGAGCAGATGGCCGAAGCCCAGGACCCCTCGCAGGACTATCAGGCCGAGCTGGAGGAAAAGCTGGCCAACCGTCTCGACGTGGAAGCGGAGCTGGCAGACGCGCGCAAGAAGCTGGAAGAAGTCGAGACTGGCCTGCGTGAACAGGAGCAGGAACGGCACAAAGTGGAGTCCGCCCTGCAGGGCGTACGTGCCCAGCTGGAGCAGGAGCGCCTGTCTGCCCAGACCCTGGAAGTGCAGCGCAATGGCCTCGTGGAGCAGCTCAACGAGAGCGACCACGACGTGGATCAGGTGCTCGAGGAGCTGCCAGACGACCTGACAATCGGCCAGGTGCAGGAAAACCTCGAGTTGGTGGCCGCGCGGATTTCCCGTCTCGGTGCCATCAACCTGGCTGCTATCGATGAATACAAGCAGGAATCCGAGCGCAAGCATTATCTGGATCGCCAGTACGGTGACCTGACTGACGCGCTGGAAACCCTGGAAAATGCGATCAAGAAAATCGACCGCGAGACCCGCACCCGCTTCAAAGAGACTTTTGACCAGGTGAACTCTGGCTTGCAGGAGCTGTTCCCGAAAGTCTTCGGCGGCGGCCACGCCTATCTCGAGCTCACCGGCGAAGACCTGCTGGATACCGGTATTGCGATCATGGCCCGGCCCCCGGGCAAGCGAAACAGTACCATCCACCTGTTATCCGGTGGGGAAAAGGCACTGACCGCGATTGCACTGGTATTTTCCATCTTCCGCCTGAATCCGGCGCCGTTCTGTATGCTGGACGAGGTGGATGCGCCGCTGGACGACGCCAACGTGGGTCGCTATGCGCGCATGGTGCAGGAAATGTCCCAGCACGTGCAGTTCATTTACATCACCCACAACAAGATCGCTATGGAGATGGCGGACCAGTTGCTGGGGGTCACCATGCACGAGCCGGGTGTATCCCGACTGGTGTCCGTGAATGTGGAAGAGGCCGCCGAGCTGGCTTCGGCTTGA
- the zipA gene encoding cell division protein ZipA, with protein MGNWLITILALILLLAVLDGVRRAYLRHRASLRESDNLSRAMRRDAYGDDEDVLSPPRKVESTKVEPEEDDFCDPEEEEKRRQIAAELPGSVRVVQRRALEEAFNVNRQVQESFQSSRKPLAGSRPEREAPEQVPLNLDDQVPTLMDSVPAEEHRREPELDESASLGALEATPVAEDSPEAAAVMKENPLEAQEPRPQPVKAESPAPESRPSVEPRTKPKTTRRERSHVEEVLIINIMAPEGDHFEGNDLLRVLLSSGLRFGEMNIFHYHEEGSDDGPVVFSLANMVVPGVFDLGQMEDFTTPGVSLFLALPVEMEAIQAFELMLSVSREIATQLGGELKDENRSVFTAQTAEHYRQRVVEFRRRKALARALA; from the coding sequence ATGGGCAACTGGCTGATCACAATACTGGCTCTGATTCTGCTGCTGGCAGTGCTGGACGGCGTACGCAGGGCTTACCTGCGCCACCGTGCATCCTTGCGGGAGTCCGACAACTTGTCCCGCGCCATGCGTCGAGACGCATACGGCGATGACGAAGATGTACTGTCGCCGCCGCGGAAAGTCGAATCGACAAAGGTCGAACCGGAAGAAGACGATTTCTGTGATCCGGAAGAGGAAGAAAAGCGGCGACAGATCGCGGCTGAGCTGCCCGGAAGTGTGCGGGTTGTTCAGCGCCGGGCCCTGGAGGAGGCGTTTAATGTGAATCGACAGGTACAGGAGAGCTTCCAGTCCTCCCGCAAGCCCCTGGCGGGGAGCCGACCTGAGCGTGAGGCACCAGAGCAGGTGCCCCTCAACCTGGATGATCAGGTGCCGACGCTGATGGACTCTGTTCCCGCAGAGGAGCATCGCCGTGAGCCGGAGCTGGATGAATCCGCGAGCCTGGGCGCACTGGAGGCCACTCCGGTCGCTGAAGATTCCCCGGAGGCGGCAGCCGTTATGAAAGAGAATCCTCTCGAAGCGCAGGAGCCGCGCCCGCAGCCAGTGAAAGCGGAGTCACCGGCGCCGGAGAGCCGTCCAAGTGTAGAGCCTCGGACTAAACCGAAAACCACCCGTCGCGAGCGCAGCCACGTCGAGGAAGTGTTGATCATCAACATCATGGCGCCGGAGGGGGATCACTTTGAGGGCAACGACCTGCTTCGGGTCCTGCTCTCTTCCGGCCTGCGTTTCGGGGAAATGAATATTTTCCACTACCACGAAGAGGGCAGTGACGACGGCCCGGTAGTGTTCAGCCTCGCCAATATGGTGGTGCCGGGCGTGTTCGACCTGGGCCAGATGGAGGATTTCACGACCCCGGGGGTCAGCCTGTTCCTGGCGCTGCCGGTGGAGATGGAGGCGATCCAGGCTTTCGAGTTGATGCTGTCGGTATCCCGTGAAATTGCCACACAGCTCGGCGGAGAGCTCAAGGATGAAAATCGCAGTGTCTTCACGGCACAGACTGCAGAGCACTATCGCCAGCGCGTCGTCGAGTTCCGCCGTCGCAAGGCGCTCGCCCGGGCCCTTGCCTGA
- the ligA gene encoding NAD-dependent DNA ligase LigA, producing MTDNKVPVEKRERAQELHDILQRANYQYYVLDAPELPDVEYDRRIRELQELEAEYPELVSPDSPTQRVGAAPLTEFAEVRHQVPMLSLDNAFDDDELREFDRRVRDRLNSPDAVEYACEPKLDGIAISLLYRDGVLERAATRGDGTTGEDITQNVRTIGSVPLRLREKDVPQVLEVRGEIYMPKAGFAELNEKARKDGEKIFVNPRNAAAGSLRQLDSRVTAQRPLELCAYGVGQVEGAELPERHTEVLKQLNRWGFRINKEMLVAEDIDACIEYHRQLGEKREGLPYDIDGIVFKVNSIPLQRRLGFVARAPRWAMAYKFPAQEEMTELLDVEFQVGRTGAVTPVARLKPVFVGGVTVSNATLHNRDEIKRLGVKIGDTVVVRRAGDVIPQVVSVVESKRRADARDIVFPDHCPVCGSPVESTPGEAVARCSGGLICSAQRKQAIKHFASRKAMDVDGLGDKLVDQLVDEGLLHSVSGLFHLTKEQVAGLERMGEKSAQNLLDALERSKDTTLPKFLYALGIREVGEATARNLARHFGDLGPLMQASEEDLQEVEDVGPVVAHFVAEFFQQTHAQEEIEALRQAGVHWFPEETGGEAQPLAGQTWVLTGKLETLSRSEGKDYLQRLGAKVAGSVSANTDMVVAGPGAGSKLNKARELDISVMDEDQFLDFLRENGVEI from the coding sequence ATGACCGATAACAAAGTCCCCGTAGAAAAGCGCGAGCGCGCTCAGGAGCTGCACGACATCCTGCAGCGGGCCAACTATCAGTACTATGTTCTGGATGCGCCGGAGCTGCCAGATGTTGAGTATGACCGTCGCATCCGCGAGCTGCAGGAGCTGGAAGCGGAGTACCCCGAACTCGTTTCTCCGGATTCCCCGACCCAACGTGTCGGCGCGGCACCACTGACGGAATTCGCCGAGGTTCGCCACCAGGTCCCAATGCTCTCTCTCGACAATGCTTTCGACGATGACGAGCTGCGCGAGTTCGATCGTCGTGTACGCGACAGGCTCAACAGCCCGGATGCGGTGGAGTACGCCTGTGAACCGAAGCTCGATGGTATTGCCATCAGCCTGCTTTACCGCGATGGGGTGCTGGAGCGGGCAGCGACTCGCGGCGACGGTACCACCGGTGAAGACATTACTCAGAATGTGCGCACGATCGGCTCGGTACCCCTGCGCCTGCGCGAAAAAGATGTGCCGCAGGTGCTGGAGGTGCGCGGCGAGATCTACATGCCCAAGGCGGGCTTTGCCGAATTGAACGAAAAGGCCCGCAAAGACGGTGAGAAAATTTTCGTCAATCCGCGCAATGCGGCGGCGGGCAGCCTGCGGCAGCTGGATTCTCGCGTAACTGCACAGCGGCCACTTGAGCTCTGCGCATACGGCGTAGGGCAGGTAGAAGGGGCAGAGCTGCCAGAGCGGCATACGGAAGTTCTCAAGCAGTTGAATCGCTGGGGCTTTCGCATCAACAAGGAAATGCTGGTCGCCGAGGATATTGATGCGTGTATCGAATATCACCGGCAACTGGGTGAGAAGCGGGAGGGACTCCCTTACGATATCGACGGTATCGTGTTCAAGGTGAACAGCATACCGCTGCAGCGGCGATTGGGTTTTGTCGCCCGCGCACCGCGATGGGCCATGGCTTACAAGTTTCCCGCCCAGGAAGAGATGACGGAGCTGCTGGATGTGGAATTTCAGGTAGGTCGCACGGGTGCAGTGACCCCCGTGGCCCGATTGAAGCCCGTGTTCGTCGGCGGCGTTACCGTTTCCAATGCGACGTTGCACAACCGCGATGAAATCAAACGCCTGGGTGTAAAGATCGGCGATACCGTCGTGGTCCGCAGGGCCGGGGACGTGATTCCCCAGGTGGTCTCGGTGGTCGAGAGCAAGCGTCGGGCCGATGCCCGCGATATTGTGTTTCCCGATCACTGCCCGGTCTGTGGCTCACCGGTGGAGTCTACGCCCGGCGAGGCCGTCGCCCGCTGTTCCGGTGGCCTGATCTGCAGCGCGCAGCGCAAGCAGGCCATCAAACACTTTGCATCCCGCAAGGCAATGGATGTTGATGGTCTCGGTGACAAGCTCGTCGACCAGCTGGTGGATGAGGGGTTGCTGCATTCTGTTTCGGGCCTGTTTCACCTGACAAAAGAGCAGGTGGCCGGGCTGGAGCGAATGGGGGAAAAGTCAGCTCAGAACCTGCTCGACGCGCTGGAGCGGAGCAAGGACACCACTTTACCGAAATTCCTCTATGCGCTGGGCATTCGTGAGGTTGGCGAGGCCACCGCGCGCAATCTGGCCCGCCATTTTGGTGACCTGGGGCCACTGATGCAGGCCAGTGAAGAGGACTTGCAGGAGGTCGAGGATGTTGGGCCGGTAGTGGCACACTTCGTTGCCGAATTTTTCCAGCAGACGCATGCTCAGGAGGAAATCGAGGCGTTGCGTCAGGCCGGCGTACACTGGTTCCCCGAGGAGACCGGCGGCGAAGCGCAGCCGCTGGCCGGGCAGACCTGGGTGCTGACCGGTAAGCTGGAAACCCTGTCGCGCAGCGAGGGCAAGGACTACCTGCAACGGCTGGGTGCCAAAGTGGCAGGCAGCGTTTCTGCAAATACAGACATGGTAGTGGCCGGTCCGGGAGCGGGTTCAAAACTGAACAAGGCGCGGGAACTGGATATCTCTGTGATGGATGAGGACCAGTTCCTGGATTTCCTGCGTGAAAACGGGGTTGAAATCTAA